The genomic region TTGCCGCCGAACCAGCGCTGGGTCGGCAGCCACGCGGGCAGGGCCGCAGCGATCTGGGTGACGAGGTCGGTGGGGTCCTCGGCCGGCTCCGCCCGGTGTGATCCGACCATGGGGGATCCGGGGGTGGAATGCTCGCTCATGACATGCTCCTCCGCTCGCCGTCGTCCTCGGTGTCGGTCAGCTCGAACCAGTAGAAGCCGTGGCCCGGCAGCGTCAGCAGGTACGGCAGCTCACCGACGCGGGGGAAGCGCACGCGACCGGTCAGCTCGACCGGGGTGCGACCCTCGTGGTCGGCCAGGTTCAGCTCGACCGGTTGCGGGAAGCGCGACAGGTTGTTGACGCACAGCACGACGTCGACCTCGCCGTCCTCACCCACCATGCGGCGCTCGTACGCCAGGACGCTCGGGTTGGAGCCGCCCAGGTCGATGAACTCGCCCTCGGCGAACGCCGGGTGCTCCTTGCGCACCGCGATCATCCGGCGGGTCCAGTTCAGCAGCGACGCGGCGCTGCCCTGCTGGGACTCGACGTTGATGGCCTCGTAGCCGTACGTGGCGTCCATGATCGGCGGAAGGTACACGCGGCCCGGGTCGGAGCGCGAGAAGCCCGCGTTGCGGTCGGGCGACCACTGCATCGGCGTGCGCACCGCGTCGCGGTCGCCCAGCCAGATGTTGTCGCCCATGCCGATCTCGTCGCCGTAGTAGAGCACCGGCGAGCCGGGCAGGCTGAGCAGCATCGCGGTGAAGAGCTCGAGCTGGTTCCGGTCGTTCTCGAGCAGCGGCGCGAGGCGGCGGCGGATGCCGATGTTGGCCTTCATCCGCGGGTCCTTGGCGTACTCGCGGTACATGTAGTCGCGCTCGTCGTCGGTGACCATCTCGAGGGTCAGCTCGTCGTGGTTGCGCAGGAAGATGCCCCACTGCGTGCCGTCGGGGATCGGCGGGGTCTGCGCCAGGATCTCCGAGATCGGGAAGCGCGACTCGCGCCGCACGGCCATGAAGATGCGCGGCATGAGCGGGAAGTGGAACGCCATGTGGCACTCGTCGCCGCCGACGTCGGGATTGCCGAAGTACTCCACGACGTCGGCCGGCCACTGGTTCGCCTCGGCCAGCAGCACGCGGCCGGGGAACTCGCGGTCGATCGTGGCGCGCACCTCGCGCAGGTACTCGTGGGTGCGGGGGAGGTTCTCGCAGTTCGTGCCCTCCTCCTCGAACAGGTACGGCACGGCGTCGAGCCGGAAGCCGTCGATGCCGATGTCGAGCCAGAAGCGCAGGATGTCGAGCATCGCCTCGCGCACGGCGGGGTTCTCGAAGTTCAGGTCGGGCTGGTGGCTGAAGAACCGGTGCCAGAAGAACTGCCCGCGCACGGGGTCGTACGTCCAGTTCGACGACTCGGTGTCGACGAAGATGATGCGCGCGTCGCTGTAGGCGGAGTCGTCGTCGGACCACACGTAGAAGTCGCCGTACGGGCCGTCAGGATCCTGGCGTGAGGCCTGGAACCACGGGTGCGCGTCGGACGTGTGGTTGAGCACGAGGTCGGTGATGACGCGGATGCCCCGGCTGTGCGCCTGCTCGAGCAGGTGCACGAAGTCGTCGACCGTGCCGAACTCGGGCAGCACGGCGCGGAAGTCGCTGATGTCGTAGCCGCCGTCGCGCAGGGGGCTCGCGTAGAACGGCGGGAGCCAGAGGCAGTCGACGCCGAGCCACTCGAGGTAGTCGAGCTTGTCGGCCAGGCCGCGCAGGTCGCCCGTGCCGTCGCCGTCGGAGTCGGCGAACGCCCGCACGAGGACCTCGTAGAACACTGCGCGCTTGAACCACTCGGGGTCGCTCGGTGCCTGCTCGGCGTGGGCGAAGTCGTCGGCCTGCGGCTCGACGAACGTGCCGTCGGCCTCGACCGCCTCACCCGTGTGCGGGATGTCCTCGAGCCCCTCGAGCGCGGCGTCAGGAGCGGTGTCCAGGTCGTGCTGGTCGGACTGGTCCAGGCTCATGCAGGGGGCTCCTCGATGTCAGGGGTGGGTCGTCGGCTCAGGCTGACGACGTGCGCACAGGCGCGCGTCGGATCGAGCCGGACATAGTTCTGGGGTCCCCACGTGTAGGTCTCGCCGGTGACCTCGTCGTGGGCGGTGAGCGGCTCGTCGGGTGCGAACCCGAGGGCGGCCAGATCGAGCGACAGGGTGCCCTCGCGGGTCTCGTGCGGGTCGAGCGAGACGACCGTGACGACGGTGTTTCCCGTGGCGGGGTCCTGCTTCGAGTAGGCGATCAGTGCGTCGTGGTCGACGTCGTGGAACTGGAGCGTCCGCATCTGCTGCAGCGCCGGGTGCGCCCGGCGGATCTCGTTGAGTCGCGTGAGCCACGGCTCGAGCGAGCGGCCCTCGGCCAGCGCACCCGCGAAGTCCCGGGGACGCAGCTCGTACTTCTCGGAGTCGAGGTACTCCTCGCTGCCGGGCCGGACGGCCTCGTGCTCGAAGAGCTCGTAGCCCGCGTAGACGCCCCACGTCGGGGCGAGGGTCGCGGCGAGCGCGGCGCGCAGCGCGAACATGCCCGGGCCGCCGACCTGCAGGTGCTCGGGAAGGATGTCGGGGGTGTTCACGAAGAGGTTGCCGCGGCCCTCGTGCCAATGCTCGCGCAGGTCCTCGCCGAACTCCGTCAGCTCCTCCTTGGTGGTGCGCCAGGTGAAGTACGTGTAGCTCTGGGTGAAGCCGAGCCGGGCGAGGCCCCACAGCCGCGCGGGGCGCGTGAACGCCTCGGCGAGGAACAGCACGTCGGGATGGTCGGCCTTGACGTCGGCGATGAGGCGCGCCCAGAAGCTCGGCGGCTTGGTGTGCGGGTTGTCGACGCGGAAGATGCGGATGCCGCGCTCGACCCAGTGGAGCGTGATGCGCAGCATCTCGGCCTGGGCCGAGTCCGGGTCGTTGTCGAAGTTGATCGGGTAGATGTCCTGGTACTTCTTCGGCGGGTTCTCCGCGTACGCGATCGTGCCGTCGGGCAGCGTCGTGAACAGCTCGGGGTGGTCGGTGACCCACGGATGGTCGGGAGCCGCCTGCAGTGCGAGGTCGAGCGCGACCTCGAGGCCGAGCTCCTCGGCGTTCGCGACGAAGGCCCGGAAGTCCTCGTCGGTGCCGAGCTCGGGGTGGATCCCGTCGTGGCCACCCGCGGCGGAGCCGATCGCCCACGGGGATCCCGGGTCGGTCGGGCCCGGCGTGAGCGTGTTGTTGGGCCCCTTGCGGTTGACCTCGCCGATCGGGTGGATCGGCGGCAGGTACACGACGTCGAACTGCATCGCCGCGGCGCGCTCCAGCTCGGAGACCGCGGTGGCGAACGTGCCGTGCACCGGGGTTCCCGCGGCGTCGACGCCGCCGGTGGACCGGGGGAAGAACTCGTACCAGGAGCCGTAGGCGGCCCGCTGACGGTCGACCCAGACCTGCCGGGTCGGGCCCGTCGTGACGAGCTCGCGCACGGGGTGCTCGTGCATCAGGGCGCGGACCTCGGCGCCGAGCGCGGGGCCCACGCGGGCGCCCAGCGGCAGGTCGGCGTCGCGCAAGGCGTCGGCGGCTCCCTGCAGCGCCGGCTGGTCGGGCCGACCCTCGCGGTGCTCGGCGACGGCCTCGAGGAGGCGGGCCGCCAGCTCGAGGTCGTTGGCCAGCTCGGCGGGCCCCTGGCCGGCGCCGAGCTTGACCTCGATCGCGTGGGTCGTGGTGGCCCACGGGTCGCTCCACGCGTCGACCCGGAACGTCCACAGGCCCTCGGTGTCGGGGACGATCGTGGCGCCGAAGCGGTCGAGGCCCGAGCCGATCTCGCTCATGCGCGTGGACCGGTCGTGCGTCTCGTCGGGACCGCGCCACGCGATCGTGGCGGCGACGGCGTCGTGGCCCTCGCGCCAGACGGTGGCGACCACCGGGACGTGCTCACCGGTCACCGCCTTGGACGGATGGGTGCCGTCGCCCGCCAGTGGCCTGACGTCGTCGATCCCGATGCGTGCGGTCATGGTCGAGCCTCCCCGTTCGTCGGTGTCGTCGTTCGGTGGTGTGCGTCGTGCCGTCCCTCTCCCTCGAACGTACCGAGATACCGGGGAGGGCGCGATCCCGCAGGGCCCGTCCCCCGGGCACTGCCTCAGATCTGCAGCGGTTCCTGGGTGCTCAGGACCTGACGGACGAGCTCGGACGGCGCGAGGTCGTCGAGCAGCGCCGCGGCGGTGAAGTCGGCCGCGAGACGCTCGAACGTCCGCCCGCGGCGCAGCATCGCGTGCTTGCCGCCGTCGACGCGCACGTACGACAGCTCGGCGGTGCGCGCGACGTTGCGGGCGGCCGCCTCGGACTTCGCCGGGATCGCGATGCGGTCGTCGGTGCCGTGGGCGATCAGCACGCGTCGTCCGGAGAGGCCGAGGTCACCGTCGGTCGGGTAGACCCACGGGTTGAGCGCCACGACGCTGCGCACGTCCGCGCGGTCCCCGGCCAGCAGGGCCGCGCGTCCCCCGAGGGAGTGGCCGACCAGCCCGAGCGGCACACCACCGGTCGCCCGCTCGTGCAGCTGCGTGATCGCCCAGTCGACGTCGTCGACCGGCGTGTGGCTGGCGTCCCAGCCGCGGGTGGAGTTGAGCAGGCGGTAGACCGCGATCCGCCGTCGTCCGGCGCGCGCGACGCGCTTCGCGATCGGGATCATGCGCAGCACCGACAGCTGGGTCGGGCTCACCGCAGGGCTTCCTTCGCGGTTGGCACCCCCGTGCAGCACGAGGACGGCGGCCTCCGGGTTGCGGGGCTCGGCGACGGTGATCAGGCGAGGACTGGTGGTCACCCCTCCAGTGTTCCCGGTGGCGCGCAGTCCCACACGGTGACGTGGATCGCGTGGGTGGGCAGGCCCGGCGGACCCGGAGGACAAGCGGCACGGACCAACACGGTGGCCAGGGCTCCCCGCCACCCACCGGGCTCCGTTCCGACGGCCCGCACCAGATTTGCGCCCAAATGTGCGGTCCGCGACGGGCAGAACGGCACATTTGGGAGCAAATCTCGACGTTGCGGTCGGAAGCCGGCCCGATCGGGCTCGGCGCACCAGCCAACTGTTCACTGGCTTGGTCCATGCCGCGTGTCGGTCACCGCCGTCGGCCTGCACCCAGATGTGCGCCGAGATGTGTGATTCCACTCGCTCGGAATGCATATCTTGGCGCACATCTGGGCGTCTCAGTCCTCGCGGGGGGCCTTGAGGAGCAGGAGGGAGCGGGGTCCGAGGGTCAGCGTGCTGCCGGCCGGCAGGGGGGCCTCCCAGACGGGCTCGCCGTCGGGCGAGGAGGTGTCGAGGGTCGGGCGGAACGTGGCGCCGAACTCCGGACCGGGCAGGGCGACGTCGACGGGCTCGGCGCCGGCGTGCAGCAGCAGGAGCCACGAGTGGTCGGCGAGCAGCTCGCCCTCGCGGGTGCGGGACTGGCTGTTCGAGCCGTCGATCCACATGCCCAGCGTGCGGCGGTCCTGGTCGAGCCAGTCGGGCTCGGTCATCTCCTGGCCGTCGGGTCGGAGCCAGATCAGGTCGGGGCGACCGGTCGGCGTGGTGCGTCCGTCGAAGAACTGCGCCTGGCGCAGGGCTGGGCTCTTGGCCCGCAGGTGGATGACGCGCCGCGCGAACGCGAGCATCGACTCCGACTCCTCGGTGTCGGTCCAGTCGAGCCACGTGGTCGGGTCGTCGAGGCAGTAGGCGTTGTTGTTGCCGCCCTGCGTGCGCCACCGTTCGTCACCCGCGACGAACATCGGCGTACCGGTCGACAGCAGCAGCGTGGCGAGCATGTTGCGGGCCTGGCGCTCCCGGACGTCGCGGATCTCGGTGTCGTCGGTCTCGCCCTCGACGCCGTGGTTCCACGAGCGGTTGTCGTCGGTGCCGTCGCGGTTCTCCTCGCCGTTGGCCTCGTTGTGCTTGTGGTCGTACGACACGAGGTCGCGCAGCGTGAACCCGTCGTGCGCGTTGACGAAGTTGATCGACTGCCAGGGACGGCGCAGCGTGTGGTCGTAGAGGTCGGACGAGCCCGAGAGGCGGTACGCGAGGTCGTCGACCCCACCGGCGTGTCCGCGCCAGAAGTCGCGCACGGTGTCGCGGTAGATGCCGTTCCACTCGGCCCACTGCGAGGCGAAGTCGCCGACCTTGTAGCCCTCGCCCGTCGCGTCCCACGGTTCCGCGATGAGCTTGCAGCGCGCCAGGACCGGGTCGTTCGTGATGGCCGTGAGCAGGGCCGAGTCGCGGTCGAACGCGCCGCCGTTCGGGCGTCCCATCGTGCTGGCGAGGTCGAAGCGGAAGCCGTCGACGCCGAGCTCGGTGGCCCAGTAGCGCAGCGAGTCGGTGACGAGGCGGATCACGGTCGGTGAGGAGGCCTCGAGCGTGTTGCCGCAGCCCGTGATGTCGGCCATGTGGCCGTCCTCGTCGTGCAGGTAGTACGCCGGCGCCTCGTAACCACGGAAGCTGAGGGTCGGGCCGTCGGGGCCGCCCTCGCACGTGTGGTTGTAGACGACGTCGATCAGCACCTCGATGCCCGCGGCGTGCATCGCGGCCACCATGGTGCGGAACTCCTCGACCTCACGGCCGGGCTCGCTGGCGTACCCGGCGTGCGGCGCGAAGTAGCCGAGCGGCGAGTAGCCCCAGTAGTTCTGTCGGCCGGCGCGCACCAGCGACGGCTCGTCGCTGAAGGCGTGCACGGGGAGCAGCTCCACGGCGGTGACGCCGAGCCGCAGCAGGTGCTCGACGACGGCGGGGTGCGCGAGGCCGAGGTAGGTGCCGCGCAGCTGCTCGGGGACGTCGGGGTGCTGGGCCGTGAAGCCCTTCACGTGCAGCTCGTAGACGACGGTCTCCTCGAACGGCACCTCCGGCTTGGTGCCCGTGTCGGGGCCGCCGGGGCTCGTGACGACGCTGAGCGGGACCGACCCGAGCGAGTCGACCGTGGACATCTCGGGGCCGTCCGGTCCCTCGGGACCGTCGGCGTAGCCGAGCGCTGCGTCGAGATCGGTCAGCGAACCGCTGATGCGGCGCGCGTACGGGTCGACGAGCAGCTTGTGCGGGTTGCAGCGCAGCCCGGTCTTGGGCTCGTACGGGCCGTGCACGCGGAAGCCGTACTTCTGGCCCGGCAGC from Aeromicrobium sp. Sec7.5 harbors:
- the treS gene encoding maltose alpha-D-glucosyltransferase, whose translation is MSLDQSDQHDLDTAPDAALEGLEDIPHTGEAVEADGTFVEPQADDFAHAEQAPSDPEWFKRAVFYEVLVRAFADSDGDGTGDLRGLADKLDYLEWLGVDCLWLPPFYASPLRDGGYDISDFRAVLPEFGTVDDFVHLLEQAHSRGIRVITDLVLNHTSDAHPWFQASRQDPDGPYGDFYVWSDDDSAYSDARIIFVDTESSNWTYDPVRGQFFWHRFFSHQPDLNFENPAVREAMLDILRFWLDIGIDGFRLDAVPYLFEEEGTNCENLPRTHEYLREVRATIDREFPGRVLLAEANQWPADVVEYFGNPDVGGDECHMAFHFPLMPRIFMAVRRESRFPISEILAQTPPIPDGTQWGIFLRNHDELTLEMVTDDERDYMYREYAKDPRMKANIGIRRRLAPLLENDRNQLELFTAMLLSLPGSPVLYYGDEIGMGDNIWLGDRDAVRTPMQWSPDRNAGFSRSDPGRVYLPPIMDATYGYEAINVESQQGSAASLLNWTRRMIAVRKEHPAFAEGEFIDLGGSNPSVLAYERRMVGEDGEVDVVLCVNNLSRFPQPVELNLADHEGRTPVELTGRVRFPRVGELPYLLTLPGHGFYWFELTDTEDDGERRSMS
- the glgX gene encoding glycogen debranching protein GlgX — protein: MVTPPHETQVLAGRPFPLGAHPEAGGVRFAVASTVAERVELCLVDDDGSERRIELTERTFGVWHGLVPGVLPGQKYGFRVHGPYEPKTGLRCNPHKLLVDPYARRISGSLTDLDAALGYADGPEGPDGPEMSTVDSLGSVPLSVVTSPGGPDTGTKPEVPFEETVVYELHVKGFTAQHPDVPEQLRGTYLGLAHPAVVEHLLRLGVTAVELLPVHAFSDEPSLVRAGRQNYWGYSPLGYFAPHAGYASEPGREVEEFRTMVAAMHAAGIEVLIDVVYNHTCEGGPDGPTLSFRGYEAPAYYLHDEDGHMADITGCGNTLEASSPTVIRLVTDSLRYWATELGVDGFRFDLASTMGRPNGGAFDRDSALLTAITNDPVLARCKLIAEPWDATGEGYKVGDFASQWAEWNGIYRDTVRDFWRGHAGGVDDLAYRLSGSSDLYDHTLRRPWQSINFVNAHDGFTLRDLVSYDHKHNEANGEENRDGTDDNRSWNHGVEGETDDTEIRDVRERQARNMLATLLLSTGTPMFVAGDERWRTQGGNNNAYCLDDPTTWLDWTDTEESESMLAFARRVIHLRAKSPALRQAQFFDGRTTPTGRPDLIWLRPDGQEMTEPDWLDQDRRTLGMWIDGSNSQSRTREGELLADHSWLLLLHAGAEPVDVALPGPEFGATFRPTLDTSSPDGEPVWEAPLPAGSTLTLGPRSLLLLKAPRED
- a CDS encoding maltotransferase domain-containing protein encodes the protein MTARIGIDDVRPLAGDGTHPSKAVTGEHVPVVATVWREGHDAVAATIAWRGPDETHDRSTRMSEIGSGLDRFGATIVPDTEGLWTFRVDAWSDPWATTTHAIEVKLGAGQGPAELANDLELAARLLEAVAEHREGRPDQPALQGAADALRDADLPLGARVGPALGAEVRALMHEHPVRELVTTGPTRQVWVDRQRAAYGSWYEFFPRSTGGVDAAGTPVHGTFATAVSELERAAAMQFDVVYLPPIHPIGEVNRKGPNNTLTPGPTDPGSPWAIGSAAGGHDGIHPELGTDEDFRAFVANAEELGLEVALDLALQAAPDHPWVTDHPELFTTLPDGTIAYAENPPKKYQDIYPINFDNDPDSAQAEMLRITLHWVERGIRIFRVDNPHTKPPSFWARLIADVKADHPDVLFLAEAFTRPARLWGLARLGFTQSYTYFTWRTTKEELTEFGEDLREHWHEGRGNLFVNTPDILPEHLQVGGPGMFALRAALAATLAPTWGVYAGYELFEHEAVRPGSEEYLDSEKYELRPRDFAGALAEGRSLEPWLTRLNEIRRAHPALQQMRTLQFHDVDHDALIAYSKQDPATGNTVVTVVSLDPHETREGTLSLDLAALGFAPDEPLTAHDEVTGETYTWGPQNYVRLDPTRACAHVVSLSRRPTPDIEEPPA
- a CDS encoding alpha/beta hydrolase, whose translation is MTTSPRLITVAEPRNPEAAVLVLHGGANREGSPAVSPTQLSVLRMIPIAKRVARAGRRRIAVYRLLNSTRGWDASHTPVDDVDWAITQLHERATGGVPLGLVGHSLGGRAALLAGDRADVRSVVALNPWVYPTDGDLGLSGRRVLIAHGTDDRIAIPAKSEAAARNVARTAELSYVRVDGGKHAMLRRGRTFERLAADFTAAALLDDLAPSELVRQVLSTQEPLQI